GTTATCCTTTAACGAATATCTCTGCTGCATCTGTTTTGCAAAATTGCCTGCGGCACCTTCTCCCCTCCCCTCGGAGTTCTGTGCATTTTACTTCACGTGGTCATTCCTAGTGGAATCTTAACAGCGTCTTACGCCGGAACCACACTTTCCGAAAGAGCCTACGCCGGACAATTCGGTTCGCCATCAGACGCATCACTTTgatgcgtcgccgcctgcagcgtttTCTGGGATTTTTCGTGATGGTTTGCCTTATCTCGAGTAAGCTGCGGGCCCCCCGCCAAGTCCAGGTGCGCGGGAACCAGCCAAAGCAGAGGGAGGTATATTAGCTCTGCGAGGACGTAGACGCATCCTATGAGGAAAAacgggagagagaaacgcaTGTAGTCTGTGTAGCGAGACCGCTTAAAACCTCATAGTGACTTCAGATGGGAACCGCATTCAAGACCCTGGCGCCGGTGGGAGACCAGAAGTCTGCCGTCAATCTCACATGCGCTGGTGTTGCCAGGGCATTTTGCGACCTGAACTCTAGACATGTTAAAGAGCCTCGTGACCGTAAGACGAGTGACAGTGACAAACAACTTTGCTGCACCACGAGTCCCGCGGTGAGGGGatgggcggggggggagggagggggagggcggctGCTCCAGTGAGAAGTCGCCGATCCTGCGATTGTTCCGCTCGGTGCTGTCACCGGACTTTGTTTCTCGTCACCTACCTGTGATGACGAAAGTCTGCCGGTACGAAACTTTGTCCGCAATGAGCCCGCCAATGAACGCCGACAGCGACCAAGTCATCGTCGCTATCGACTGCATTGCGCTCCACTTGCCCACGTGCTTTGAGTCAATGAAGTCCATCAGCAGCGACCGGTCGATAGGCGTGGACGCGTTCTGCAAGGCGCCCCTGACGGCACACACGCAAGTAATGCAAAAACACACAGAAACTGAAACAAAGTTGAATTCTCCACGTGAAACTAATTTCGAGGCGACGATTACGGTCGAACCGGTGTTTGTGATACGCCGCGACGCACCCGTGCACATCGAAGTTGAGCCAAGATGCCCCTGAGGCATGAAGATGCAGCCGAGCATGGACGTGCAGCGTCTgctctcgtcctccgccagcCACGCGGTGCTGCATCGCTAAGAACGTCTAAATATGTGACTACCCAGTGCGACCGTCGCCCTTGTCTATCTCAATGTATAAAGGGACAGGACAAATGAGCAACGTGCCATCCGCTGCTCCCTACAAAAGGCGTGACTAGAAAACACCGCACCCTCCGCACACTCAGCAGTTACCTGAGAAGGTAGACAATAATGACGAGAGGCAGGTACTGAAGCTGGGAcaggagaaagaggcagcTGAAAGAAGCAAGACATCAACAGACCGGAGCACGCATGAGTGCCGGACAGTGTCGTTGTTCTTGTAGCCCCATTCGCGtctgagagagaaaagcaacGTCGAGCACGTTCGGGAGAGGCAGCCTCCGAGAGAGTGCCGGCGACTCAAGGGAAACAGCAATGAACATTCCCTATCGAAGGAACTACAATTCGAAGCAGATAAAGGATACAAAGCAAATACCATGGGTAACGGACATTTTTAAACACCGCAAACATGCACAAGCGGCCACACATATGAATGCGACGGCTCGGCATGACTGCACAGGGCACTGAATTGAACACCGCTGACTCCTCGACTCTCGCCTTACCGCGCGTCTACCCCTGACGCGCGCGGGCACTCACCATATGCCCATGCCGGtgaaaagaagagacgcctGGGGCCGACCAAGAAGCGCGGCGAAATGCTGAATGACTGCAAGGTGACGGCTCACAACGAAGACAGGCGCTGCGTTTGCATGCCTCAGAGCAATACGGAAATAGACGCGTGTGTGAAAAACAGAGGGATGGAAGAGCGCTGAAGTCCGCCGTTTGCCAGCCCCAATCCTGCCTTTTTGATGACTGCGAAACGCATTCAGTGCTACACGGCAGCATTACGCGACTCAAcaggcgagcgacgaagTCCGCGACGGCTGATATCAACGGAAACGGCGCGGTGTCACTTCGAATACGCCACATCGAGGTTTCGAGCGAATCCCCAAGGACAGCTCTCGAAGACCCGATCGCGCCGACCTACCGTAAGTGAAGAAGGCGATGAAGAGGGTGTAGACAGAGGAGAGCATGCATGTCTGCGTGGGTTGGAAGTAGTACTCAGACTTGAAGAACAGAGGGAAATACTTCACCGTCATGCCTGCGAGAGAAGGTCAAAAACAGCACTGTGGAGAACACCAGCTGCTACGACGACGGCACTAACACACATCAAAGAGTCAGGACACAAAACGAAACACAAAACCGACAGCAACCAAACCCATTCAGTCGTGCATCTACTGCAGATATCGAAACAGGCAAACACAACATATTCGCACAGGATGGAAAAGCCGCCTTCGAAACAAAAGACGAATTCCCTTCAACACCTCCATTCCCGtgtgaggggggggggggtatATTTTgaagccgctgcgcgctgaGGAGACCGAGAGCGCCAGGGAGAGATGCCCGCAAAGGGGCTTTAGTTTCGATACAAAATTCAGAGACGTGCGAGGAGAGCCGCGATGGAGATGAcaaggcgcagcagagatgATGGAGACAGGCTGGGCACACTCCAGTGAAGATTCATAAGGTGCCAGCAGAGATCCCGTAACGGCTGAGGACTGAGTGCGCACGCACGTTGTCAAACAACAGCTGACACAAGCCGGCGGAGCGCAGCACAgctcgcatgcagagggAAGAACACAAATAGACAATTTCTTTCCGCATTTCGCCGGCGGATCACAGTCACGCAGCGGCCTCCACCACTGCACGAAGGATGAGTTCTCTTCCCGACGTCTGCCTACTCCCCGAGCGAACTCGTACACATACAACATGGGACACCGTTTGCTTGCTGAGGTCACCTCAGCGTGCAACCCGTGGCTTTGTGTCTGTCCGCTGCTTTCGGCTCCCTGGGGTCTCCACTCACCAGCCCCGCAGAAGGTCACACAGTGCGAAACGAAGACGAGCCACGGGACTGCTGCCCGGCGGACAGcatcctccgcgcgcgctgccggttTGCTCAGCAGGCTGTCGTCTGGTCGCGCCTCGAGTTGGGCGTCTGCGGACTCAATTAAGCCGATCCGTGCTTCATCGTCTCcagtctgcgcgcgcgtcttctcagGTTCCTCGCGGGGCTTTTCCGCCGACACCGCgacgctccgcgcgcggcctgcgagcgGCACGGGCACGTCTCTCCAAACCCACAGCAGGAATGtctgaaggcgaagaaacgaACAAGCAAACACTATGATGGCAGGGACACGTGGGGGACGACTAGTTAGATTAAAAGATTTCCACCTGTAGCCTTCcgcacgaagacgagaggtCAAACCTGTCGCGACCCGGCAGACGGGGAAGGCACACATGCACGTTTTGTGAAGAGGTTCACAGACTGAAAAGAACTTCAAGGGCCGAGAACACAGACGAGACCGCTGTCGAAAGCAAACAACAGttctgcgcagacgcacaaGCTCATCACGCGCAAAAGGACGCTCTCACGTGCCGTACCCAGAAAACGGCCGCGCGTGGCACGGAACATGTGAACGCGAGAAAGAggtgctcgccgccgacgaacCTGGGGAAGCGAGAGAATAATACCGACGTGCAATACTGTATGGAGAACCGGGAGACTCCACGAGTTGCCTTCGAGtacgaagacggcgaaggaaaAGAGAGGTCCAACGCCGTTGGCCAGGGTGGTGACGATGCGCCGGACTACGTACAACTCGCTCCGTCTTCCTGTGAAGAGACCAGAAGCACCTCATGAGACAGGACGCGCGTCGGTTTCGATATTTTCTCGCCTCATCGCCCCCTGTGTGCCCACCCTCTTCCGACTACTCGGAAGCGCGATGCCTTCTTGGCTCCGCCGCTTGCGTCTTGCAAACGCGGCGCCACGTTTTCCGctctagggtttagggtttacgttcggcgccgcctgaaGGCAccacctccgcctcggcagcgTATCGGTTACCCCCGTAGCACGTTCGTgcacgcctctcgccgcgcggaacCTCTGGCTCACCGGCGGGGATGCAGTCGTTGAAAAGCGACTCCGTGCAGACTGTGACGAACTCGTACCAGCCCTTCCACATGAACgtggagaggacgaagagcgaAAAGTTGTCGTCGCTCACTGCCCACCAGTTGACGTCTGCGCAGACAAAGACACGCGAAAAACGAGACAAGTGCCTCCGCGCTGGCGCGAGTGGCGAGCCCACGCCGCGACGAGACTACCCTCCACGTCGACGCATGGAAGCCGCGCCGGGGGGGACGGACGGACGGAAAATGCTGCGGCCCTCTGCCCCTCCGCGAtagctcgcgcggcgcactCGCTGCTGTTCCCGTTGTTTCGCTAGCATGCGCGGGCTCGACTGAAGACCTCTTCAAGCGTGAGGAGAGCAGCAAATCTTCCTTACAGATACACGCGAAGCcgaagagcgcggcgcatCGGAGAAAGGAGCTTCGTCGCGCCTTGAAGCGGTCAGCCACGATGCCCGCGAAGGGCGCGACAACAATCGTCACGAGGCCGCTGAACGACGCGAGCGTTCCAATCTGCGACAGGCGAGTGGAAAGCCGACAGCGAAACCGGTAGTCAGACACAGAAACGCGAGCCCGGTCATCATCTCCAGCATACCTCGCCATGTGGCGGAATTGCGAGTCCGCGCTTGAGCACATGTGAACTCATACCCGCAACAGCAGGTCCTCTTTAGCACCTAATGCAGGGTTAGAAGCGTCCTCCTACGAAACAGCGGACTGCCAGTCCTTATGTGACAAGGAGATCAACGAAATATCAGGGGCTTGACTGGAAACGCCAACTCTCACGACGTCAGCCCACACCGAGGAGTGAACGCCGCGCGCATATCCACGAGGGTTCAAGCAGGGTCAATGCTCTGGCGggcttccgcttctcttttttcctctttttctcattgccctcgcgcttctcccaGAGTGCTTACAGCTCGGTTGCCGCCGAATCGCAGATGAAGGTAGGCATCGAAAATTGCAGCCGATCGCGCTGCGTACGCCACCGCATTCACAATGCGGAAATACAGCCTgaggcagacacgcacgcATGCAAGCACTCGTGCGAAACACTAGGGCCGCCAGAACGATCACCCCCTGCCTAGACGATCCCCCCAAGCGTGCAGCTGGACGTAAGAGTTATCTGCAATCCAAGAAGCGGAAAAAGGAACTATCAGCGCGAAACAAGGCGCGACGAGTTGCGCGCCAGCGGGAAACGCCCGCCCCGACATACGTGCACGTCTTCTAGAGCGCGTGAATCCACAGAAGCAGAGATTatctgcgaggcgcgcggagttCTTTCGCGCGTGCCCGAGTCAGAGCCAACACAGGCGGCGCCCGTCCCTGCGAATGAGGGACACACGCCGAACCTGACTTCAGGACTCCTTGTGTCTAGCAGTTCAAGAATCCCTCTGCATACCACTTTGATGCAGCGCGACTATGGAGAAGAGCAGCTCACATCGATGCCCTGGCATCGACAGAACCGAGTGACTTCGACGTTTTTTGCATGACCCAACACATGAAGATCAGCTCTACGAACCCACTAGACTCCAGGCACGACGACAGGCATCAATCCCCGCAGTGAGACCGCGCATCTGTGGAAAAATGGGAAATCCGCCTAGATGCATGTATCCATTGCAAAGGTTAGAAACAGGGTAGAGTCCCGAAAGCAAGGCGCGAGACTGAAACGCACGCCGATgaaccgcgcgcgcccgttCCTGAAAAGCGCTAGGAGAGAGACGTACATGAGGTAGACGTTGACATGAAGAGGCTCTTCGCCTGGGCGATCGAGGATGCGGAAGAAGAAATTTCGTTCTTTCCTTGCTGACTTCGCTTGCGCTCTCTCGTCATCCGTCTCCCCCTCGCTCCGGtttcctcgcccgccgcccccggcctcgtctgcgctttttttcttccgccACGTCAACACGTTCCTTCCCTCTCCACCTTCGAGACTCCaaggcgcgtgcgccagTGACCCTTCACTCGAATTCTCCgcagagctcgcgcgcggaggcggtgacgagacggcagctgccagcgcacgcgccggcgaggacgctTGCTCCTCTGCCCTCCAGGActcgctttcctctgcgcgtcgcggacTACTCGAtgcgtccgcggcgcaggcatgCGCCGGGGTTTTCGCCATTCGAttgctgcgcccgcgcgggcgccgaggggAGCGGAGGCCGGGGGGCGCGTGAAGCTGGTTAgtcgcggcgaacgcggaaGGAGATAGAACTGGCGGCGACGAGTAGAGGTTCCAGTTGTGCCGGGTTGCGGACGAAGCTGTCTCCGTATGAGACAGGACGGGAGCAGTCTCGGAGGCGCCCcacggagacgccggcgcagtgCACGGAGGCGCGAACTCCGGGGCGTCGGTGTCaccgctgtcgctgcgggTCGCCatcgagagagacggcgcggcgagatCAGGCTGCAGTTCTTCGaggggaggaagacgaggcgaagcaagaaagacagcggaaaagaaggagaggagcgaACGCGAGTCTCCGCCTACGGCCTCGAGCAACGAACTGAAGCAGAGCCGACCGCGAAGGATAAGACCGAGTCGTGAAGAGGGACAGGGAGCAGGCAGAGTGGAAAAGGAACGCAGACCCAGCAGACAACAACGGCGGAAGCCCAGaacagaagaaggcgaaagcCGCGAAGAAGATTCCCGGAGGTCAGAACGGGGGGAcaaggcggcgggcggggaaAACGACGAACGACGCAGAACTGacaaggcagacgcgcagaggcagacgaaagACACgtcagagaagagaggggaACGGCTCCACGGCGCTCAGCAGAGCgagcggaggacgacgaggggaGGACAaaacgacgcagcagcgcgcaagGCTGCAGATAAGCTCAAacaagcggaagaagcggccTGCCGAGACAGTCACGGACAATGGAGGAGACACCGACAAGAGAcctcgaagaagagcggTCCTGTTTCTCTCTTCAGCGCGTCCGCCGTTCTGAACCACTGGAGGTCAACGTGAAGATGGAGACAGGCCTCTTCGGAgcaaggcgacgcgggaAACAGCACAGactgaagaaagagaagagagaaatgAAGACTTTCACGCCAGTCGAATGCAACGCGGCAGACACTCTGGCAGTCGCGGACTCTCCTGGGGGCATGCAAAACCACAGGAGACACCACTCCGGCGGAGGACGTGCTTGACTGGAGACTGAGAAGCCTTATTCTTTTCGAGATGTCCGCAGCGCTAACCCCCCACAGAAAACACGTTGCGCCAACTGTAGTCGTATGTATGGCAGTGGAGACGCCCTGGCGCTTTATGATTCTTGTGCCGGGAGGCGTTTGTCTCTGCGAGATGCTGCGTAAGGTGCTTTTCGCAGCTCACGGCGTCGATTCGTTCGGTGTCtcgacgcatgcgcgagcTCCTGGACACGCGGAGCGgagccgccaggcgccacGCGACTCACCAAACatgtctgcagcggcgaaggaaCTCGGAAAACCCGCTTTCCATGCTGCAAAGCAATCAAGACAAGGCAGGGAAAACAGCACAAACGACGCTGCGGAatgtgcctctgcgcgggctGCGAGAGGGAGCTCGCGCAAGActgcgcgagcggcctcAGCGACTGGTGTGTCGATgatcgcgcgcgcgagctgggACTGGGAAAATCCGCGCAAAAAGAGCAAGACTCCCAGGGCAGCAGGCCCTTGGAGGACGAGAGGTTCCACAGCGTCGCCTGggcttttctctttctcttctctccgattttcttttcttttgCCTGTTTTCCTTTCCTCCACACGGCGAGGTGTGGCAAGACCAAGCCGGACAggctcctgcgcgccgccccacAGTTTCACGCCGCAGACCTCGCATgcgggggggcgagggcAGTCGTCACAtgcttctccgtctcgcgTTTTCCAGATTTTCAAAGTTGTCCGgctccgctctcttcttctcctgcgaGGCGGCACCCAGTACGCGGTGAGGAGCGGATTTCCAAGTCTGAGCAGTCTcacggcgggcggcgaagggaCTTCTCCCTCCAGCGAGCCAGCTGCCCGCGCGAGTCCCTTTCCGCCAGCTCCTGGCTTCCCTCCGCGTTCCGCCTTCCCTGCTTGGGTTTTCATAAAAAAACTCCCGAAGAAGAAAAATGGggccgcacgcggcgaagaagtccAAGGCCTCGCCTGAGGAGGAAGCCTCTTCGCGCAgcgggaagaagcgcgcgtACGAGgacacagaggaggcggcgcccgcgcctcccccgaAGAAAGATCGAGTCGAGGAGAGGTCtgacggcgcgcagcccaagaagaaaagaagggccgcggagacctccGCGGACGTGGACTCTAGCGCATCCTATTCGGCTGTCTCGAAGTCAAAgcgcgcgaaagaagaacgaccagcagcgccttcagcagccgacgacgacgaggctgcgCTGTCCAACTTTGACTTGTCCAAGACGTCACTGAAGtccctccagcgccgcggcatcacgcgcctcctccccgtTCAGGTCGCGGCCTACAGACACGTGCTCGCGGGTCGTGACTTCatcgggcgcgcgcggacgggCACAGGCAAGACGATTGcgttcgcgctgcctctcgtgGAGCGGCTCTGCCTGGCGGGGGCtagcgagaaggcgaaggagagcaggaagcgcgagaaacCGCGGgtcgtcgcgcttcttcccacgcgcgagctcgcgcagcaAGTTCACGAAGAATTCGAGGCGCTTCTGggcggccgcctctccgcggtcTGTTTGTATGGCGGGGCGTCAGAGTACCCGCAActgcagaagctgcgcgtGGGCGCGACAGTCATCGTCGCGTGCCCAGGGCGGTTCAAAGACTTCATGGATCGCGGTGAAATCAAAGGCCAGGCGCTGGAAGCTGTCGTGCTGGACGAGGCCGACCGCATGCTGGAAATGGGGTTCCGCGAAGACGTCGAGGAGATTCTCCAGTGGGCGAAcaaggagcgcgaagagaccgcgaaggacgccgaggcggcggtgcAGATGCTGCTCTTCACTGCGACGTTGCCGAAGTGGGCGGTGAGCCTCGCAGACCGCTTCatgcgcagcgaccgcgtcaTCGTGGACGTCGTGAAGCTGCAGGagaagcaggcgaaggcggcgtccgcagcagacgccgccgaagcgaaAAAGCAAAAGAGCTCCATTGAGCACCTCGTGCTTTTCTGCGCTTGGCAGTCGCGCACGCAGGTCCTGGGCGATCTTCTCTCGCTCTACAGGCCCCCCGGGAAGGCGTCGTCGGTCATCATCTTCGCCGAGACGAAGCAAGAAGTGAACTCGATTGCGGTGGCCTCCTCGATTCGACACCTGTGCGCGCCGTTGCATGGGGATATCCCCCAGAACcagcgcgaagcgacgctgAACGCCTTCAAAAAGGGCAAgttcgcctgcctcgtggCGAccgacgtcgccgcgcgcgggctgcaCGTAGACGACCTCTCGCTGGTCATCCAGAtctcgccgccgagagacgTCGACACATACGTCCATCGCGCGGGGCGAAcggggcgcgccggcagaaaGGGCATCTGCATCACGCTAGCCAAGCTGTCGGACGTGCCCTTCTTGCGGCGCatcgagcgcgacggcgggtTCCTCTTTCGGCGCGTGggcacgccgcagccgcggaccATCTACCGccagctgcttctgcagcacgTTGAGAAGCTTGAGGAGCcgcaggacgaggaggagggcacgtcggagagcggccgcgagagcgagaagcaaCTCCAGAAGGCCGtgaagcgcctcctcgacacGTTCGCCCCGGAGGAGGCTGTCAAGCGCTGCCTGAAGGAGCTCCTGCACATCGCCGAGCAGAATCGCGGCCACGGCGGCGAGAaaaagagcgagaaggacgcgtcagacgacgaggcggaggctggggcgaagaaggctgGCACGTCGCACATTCTGTCGTGTCTGAACGGGCGCAGTGCCTTCAAGACGTTCCACATGGAGATGAAGCGAAtgcgcgagccgctgcgcggctgcgggtaCCTCTGGAGGGCCTTGAAAGAGGCGTACAAGAGCCGCCAGCAGCACGACCTGATTGAGAGGATTCAGTGCATGACCCTGTGCGAGGACGCCAAAGGGGCTGTCTTTGATGTCCAAGAGGAGGACCTCGATGCGTTCAACGCGGAGATCCTCAAGCCGCTGGCCGCCTCGGAAGgaaagcgaaggcggaagaccgacggcgaaggcgacgaggagggtGAGGACGGTGAGGACacaagcagcagcagaggccaCCGGTATGGTTCAGGCTTCTCCTTCACCATCAAAGAAGTCGAGGACCTACCGCCTCTGCAagacgccctcgcggcgctgaggtCCGACGCAAGTGGCGGGCGAGGAAATGGAGGGGACTTCGACGGCAGCCGAAATCCGAACCACGTCTCCagccggcgaggacgcgacggagacagaggacgaggcagcggcagaggTCGGGGCGCggacagaggcagaggagccgaTTCGGGCAGGGGCGGCTTCTCtggcgggcgaggacgaggcggcgcagaccgGGGCGTGGTGGGGGGCTTCAGCCGGggccgcggggggcgaggcgggtTCTCGGGTCGCGGACGGTAAGGCGCGTTCGCGATCCCGGAGCCCTAACGACGCGACAGGTCTCGTCGTAGGCGAACGACAAGACGCTGGCTGGTGACTGATGCCGCGCGATGCCTAGTCCCGCCCCATGCttccccctcccgccccccacCCCCTTGCGTTTTTGCCTGTTTCGCTTCTCACCTCTCACTTATGGGCTGGGCGGGGCCTTTGTCCACGCTTCGTTCCCGCTCCTCTATTCgagtctgtctcctcggtcGTCTTTTGAAGAGAAGCGAGCAGCTACCTGTGGCGAGGAGAGTCTGTGCAACAGCGGTTCGCACTGCCGGCATCGGAGCGGGAAGGCTTCTCCGCCCATTCGTTTCTGCGGTGTTTGCCGCCTGCCTTGTTTGGTTTTCTAGTTCGTTGTGTATCAAGACGAGGTGTCGCGTCTTAACTGCGCAATCATGGCTGTGACATGACCGCCAAACTGAGAAACGCCTCCATTTGTCAATTCTCACTAGTACGCAGTAGGGCGGCTGGGGCGTAAGAGGCAGCGCTGCATTATAGACGAAGCTGCAGACGTTTTGGTGAAAATTCAGATCGAGGTCCCAGCCTGTCACATATCGGGAGGAGATTTCGCATGACTCAGTCCAGCCAGGGaccagcgagccgcgccccATGATAGAGTTCGCGATTGGCGGGCTGGCACGCGTgtcagcgaggagacagacgtTGCGGACATACACTTAACGTTTCAGGGAGACGTGAGCAGCTGCTTAGTGAATACTACAAAAGAGTGTTACAAGTTGCTACCTGTCGCGGCAACTTCTTCGCTGTGCTATGGCGCATCCGGCTGTAAGTCAGCGCTCCGAGGTCGATCGTCACACCattcgcctcgctcttccCGTGCTTGTAACTGTTCCCTTCAGCCGCTATTGTTGTCATTGACCCTTCACGTTAGTTTGCGGGGAGGACAGACGCTCACTGCTGCACTGAACGGTTCATCATCGGCTGCGGTGACAGTCTGTCGCGGCACCGTCGTTGTACGGAAGCACACAGCGCTTTGCTCGTTTCTGCAAGATACCATCGGCTCACTTGTGTTCGACTCCGCTTCGTTTGCCTTTGCGTCCCTCCGCGCAAGAGAAAGTTAGGTCCAACCCACGGTCCGCCCACCTTCCCTCGTGAAACCTGGATTTTCCCGCGTGAGTGCGTTCGTCGACGTTTTCCAGGGTAAAAAAC
Above is a window of Besnoitia besnoiti strain Bb-Ger1 chromosome Unknown contig00007, whole genome shotgun sequence DNA encoding:
- a CDS encoding DEAD/DEAH box helicase domain-containing protein (encoded by transcript BESB_070420), giving the protein MGPHAAKKSKASPEEEASSRSGKKRAYEDTEEAAPAPPPKKDRVEERSDGAQPKKKRRAAETSADVDSSASYSAVSKSKRAKEERPAAPSAADDDEAALSNFDLSKTSLKSLQRRGITRLLPVQVAAYRHVLAGRDFIGRARTGTGKTIAFALPLVERLCLAGASEKAKESRKREKPRVVALLPTRELAQQVHEEFEALLGGRLSAVCLYGGASEYPQLQKLRVGATVIVACPGRFKDFMDRGEIKGQALEAVVLDEADRMLEMGFREDVEEILQWANKEREETAKDAEAAVQMLLFTATLPKWAVSLADRFMRSDRVIVDVVKLQEKQAKAASAADAAEAKKQKSSIEHLVLFCAWQSRTQVLGDLLSLYRPPGKASSVIIFAETKQEVNSIAVASSIRHLCAPLHGDIPQNQREATLNAFKKGKFACLVATDVAARGLHVDDLSLVIQISPPRDVDTYVHRAGRTGRAGRKGICITLAKLSDVPFLRRIERDGGFLFRRVGTPQPRTIYRQLLLQHVEKLEEPQDEEEGTSESGRESEKQLQKAVKRLLDTFAPEEAVKRCLKELLHIAEQNRGHGGEKKSEKDASDDEAEAGAKKAGTSHILSCLNGRSAFKTFHMEMKRMREPLRGCGYLWRALKEAYKSRQQHDLIERIQCMTLCEDAKGAVFDVQEEDLDAFNAEILKPLAASEGKRRRKTDGEGDEEGEDGEDTSSSRGHRYGSGFSFTIKEVEDLPPLQDALAALRSDASGGRGNGGDFDGSRNPNHVSSRRGRDGDRGRGSGRGRGADRGRGADSGRGGFSGGRGRGGADRGVVGGFSRGRGGRGGFSGRGR
- a CDS encoding transporter, major facilitator family protein (encoded by transcript BESB_070410), whose translation is MATRSDSGDTDAPEFAPPCTAPASPWGASETAPVLSHTETASSATRHNWNLYSSPPVLSPSAFAATNQLHAPPGLRSPRRPRGRSNRMAKTPAHACAADASSSPRRAEESESWRAEEQASSPARALAAAVSSPPPRASSAENSSEGSLAHAPWSLEGGEGRNVLTWRKKKSADEAGGGGRGNRSEGETDDERAQAKSARKERNFFFRILDRPGEEPLHVNVYLMLYFRIVNAVAYAARSAAIFDAYLHLRFGGNRAIGTLASFSGLVTIVVAPFAGIVADRFKARRSSFLRCAALFGFACIYVNWWAVSDDNFSLFVLSTFMWKGWYEFVTVCTESLFNDCIPAGRRSELYVVRRIVTTLANGVGPLFSFAVFVLEGNSWSLPVLHTVLHVGIILSLPQTFLLWVWRDVPVPLAGRARSVAVSAEKPREEPEKTRAQTGDDEARIGLIESADAQLEARPDDSLLSKPAARAEDAVRRAAVPWLVFVSHCVTFCGAGMTVKYFPLFFKSEYYFQPTQTCMLSSVYTLFIAFFTYVIQHFAALLGRPQASLLFTGMGICCLFLLSQLQYLPLVIIVYLLRGALQNASTPIDRSLLMDFIDSKHVGKWSAMQSIATMTWSLSAFIGGLIADKVSYRQTFVITGCVYVLAELIYLPLLWLVPAHLDLAGGPQLTRDKANHHEKSQKTLQAATHQSDASDGEPNCPA